The Halorhodospira halophila SL1 genomic sequence TTCCCTCCGGCTCGGGGAAGAAGGTGAAGTCGATGCGTCCGCCGACCACCAACCCGGCTGCCGCCACCAGCAGCGCCACGGCGCCCGAGACCGTCGTCCAGCGCCACTCGACGGCCCGGGTGATGCCGCGTCGGTACGCGCCTTCGCGGAAACGGTGGAAACCGTTGTCCACCCAGCGCCGGAAGCGGCTCGGCTCGCGCCCGCGCTGATCGCCCTCGAAGGAGCGGCGCAGGTGCCCCGGCAGGACGATGAAGGCCTCAATCAGCGAGGCGATGATCACGCAGATCACCACCAGCGGGATATCGAAGAGCATGTTGCCCATCACCCCGCTGATCGCCATCAGCGGGATGAACGCCGCCACCGTGGTCAGCGACGACGCCAACACCGGGGCCAGCATGTCGCGTGCCCCGCCGGCGGCCGCCTCGCCCGGCGACTCGCCGCGCTGGAAGCGGGCCACGCCGCGTTCGCCGACCACGATGGCGTCGTCGACGATGATCCCCAGGGTCATGATCAGGGCGAACAGGCTCATCATGTTGATGCTGCCGCCCACGCCCCAGAGCACCACCAGCGCGGTGAGGAAGGCGGCGGGGATGCCCACCGTCACCCAGAAGGCCACCCGCGCGGTGAGGAAGGTGAAGAGGATGGCCACCACCAGCAGCAGGCCAGCCAGGCCGTTGGTCACCAGCAGCCCGATGCGCTCGCTGATCAGCTCCCAGAACTCGTCGTAGATGGTCAGTTCCAGGCCGTCGGGCAGGGTCGGTGACACGTCGTCGTACCACGCCTCCAGGATCGCCGCCGCGCCCAGGGCGTCCTCCCCCTCGGAGCGCTGGACGTAGAGTTCGATGGCGGTGTCCTCGCCCAGGCGGAAGTCCACCTGACCGTCCCGGGCGCGGCGCTCGATCTGCGCCAGATTGCTGAGCAGCAGCGGCTGGCCGTCGCCATCGGTGATCTGCAGATCGCGGAACTCCTGCACGCCGCGGCGCTGCTCCAGGCTGCGCAGCTGCCGGGCGATGTCCGCCTCGCCGGCCTCGCCGCCGGGCAGATCGGTGCTCTCGGCGTCAATGGCCGCGCCGAGATCGGCGAAGGTCAGCCCGGAGTCGAGCAGCACCCGCTGCTCCACCTCGACGGCGGTCTCCAGGTCCGGCATGCCGGTGACCTCGACATTGGCCACCCCGCGGCGCAGCAGGTCGTCCTCCAGCTCCCGCGCCCAGGCGCGCATGCTCGACGGCGGGGCGTCGCCGCTGAGCACCACGCGGGCCACCGGATCAAAGCGCGAGATGCGGCGGATGGTCGGTTCCTCCGCCTCCTCGGGGAGGTTGCGCACGGCGGCGACGCGATCCTTCACGTCCTCCACCGTGTCGGCCATGTCGGTGCCCTCGAAGAACTCGAGGCTGATGTTGCTCACCCCGTCCGCCGAGCGCGACTGCATCTCGCGCAGCCCCTCGAGATCACGGACCGCATCCTCCAGCGGAGTGGTCACCGAGTCGGCCACGTCCTCGGCGGTGGAGCCGGGCCACTCCACCTGCACGGTGACCACGTCGAGCTCGAAGCTGGGAAAGAACTGCGTGTTGAGCTGACTGACGGCGTAAAAGCCGGAGATGAACATCAGCGCCAGCACCAAGTTGGCGGCCACCGGGTGGTCCGCCAACCAGCGCAGCGCGTCTCGCCGCTGCTCAACCATCGGCTAGCGGCTCTCCGGATCGACGCGCACGCGCAGCCCGTCCGTGGCCTGCGGGATCTGCGTGGTGACGATCTGGGCCCCGGCTTCGATCTCCGGGGCGCGGATCAGGGCGCCGCGGCGGCCGTCCGGGCGCCGCGCCTCGCCCAGGCGCTGGGCCTCGATACCGCGCAGGCGCTTGTGGTCGTCGTCTTCCCCGCCCGACTCGACGATGTAGAGCCGGTCGGTGCCGTAGAGCGCCTCGTAGGGGACCACCAGGGTGCCGGGCTCCGGGGGCAGCTCCAGCATCACCTCGGCGAAGCGATCCAGCGCCACGTCCTCGTGTCGGTCGGCCACGGTGAAGATCGCCTCGACCCCGCCGCGCTCGCGGGCGGTCTGCCCGGCCAGCCGGTCCAGCTCCAGGTCGAGTTCGCGGCCATCCACCCGCGCTTCGCCGCGCACCGCGGTATCGGCAGCACGGGCCCGGTAGAGGGCACCGATGCGCGTGGTGGGGATCTGCACCCGGACCTCCAGCTCGCCGGTGTCGTAGAGACCGACGAGCTCGTTACCGGGGCTCACCCGGTCACCCCGGCCCACCGGCACCGCGCTGACCCGGCCGTCGAAGGGGGCGCGCACCTCGGTGCGGCCCACGTCACGCCGGGCCTGATCCCGGGCGGCCTCGGCGCCGTCCCGGCGCGCCTCGGCCACGGCCAGACGCTCCTCGGCGTCGTCCACCGACTGCCGGGCCCGGATCACCGCCTGGCGCTGGCGCTCCTTGGACTCCTCGGCGTCGTCGAGTTCCGAGGGTGAGGCGGCGTTGTCGGCGACCAGCTCCTCGAGCCGCGCCACCCGCCGCTGGTCGATGGCCAGCAGGGCCTCCTCGGCCTCCAGGTCCTCGCGGTCCGCCTCGACGGCGCGGCGCTCCTGGCGCAGCGCCGCTTCCAGTTCGTCGAGATCCGCCTGGCGCTGTCGGAGGATGTCGCGCAGCTCGCCGTCGTCCAGGCGCACCAGCAGCTCGCCGGCCTCCACCACCCGGCCGTCGCGGGCCGGGACGTCGACCACGTCAGCCTCCACCGCCGACTTGACGGTAACGTCCGAAGGCGACTCGATGTAGCCGAACAGACGCAGCAGCGGCTGGTGGACACCGGGCTCGGCACGCTCAGTGGCCACCACCCAGGAGGGTTCGGTGGGCTCCTCGGCGGGCGGATCGGGGCGGGTCCAGACCAGCGCCGCCAGGACCAGCACGGCCGCCATCAGCACCACCACGGGCGCAGCGGCCCCCCAACCCTTTCGCAGCAACGAACGTAACGGCACGCAGCCCTTCCTTCATTTCGCCTCGAGTGGCCCTGGGGTGCCCCAGGGGGCCGCCGGATCAGACCTGATTGAGCAGCGCCAGTTCCGGCGGACTCCAGTAGAGATAGAACTGCCGCTCCACATAGGGATCCGGCCAGTGGCGGAAGTGGTGACGCAACAGCATCACCGGGACGATCAACGGCACCATACCGGTGCGGTACTGCTCGATGACACTCACCACCTCTTGCTTGTCCGCCGGGTCCAGCTCGCGTTTGAGATAGCCGAGCAGGTGGTAGAGCACGTTGGCGTGCCGGCCGCGCGTCGCCGGCCGGGCCAGGGCCGCCATGAACCCGTGGATGTACTCGTCGGCCACCGCCTCCAGCGACCGCTCGCCCAGCGTCGAGACCAGCCGCCCCAGCTCGCGCATGCGCTGATCGTCGTGGGCCATGAGCAACAGCTTGTGCTCGGCGTGGAAATCCACCAGCGCCTTGGGCGTCAGGCCCGCCTCGACCAGGCGCTGCCAACGGTAGTAGCAGAAGACCCGGCAGACAAAGCCCTCACGCAGGGACGGATCGTTGAGCCGTCCCTCCTCCTCCACCGGGAGCAGTGGGTTGGCCTCCATCAGCGTCCGTGCATAGGCGCCCCGCCCGGGGATACCGGCCGGATGGCCGTCGGGTTTGTAGACCTTGACGCGCTCCATACCGCAGCTCGGCGACTTGGCCTTGAGGATGTAGCCGCTGAGCCAGTGGAGCTCCCGCCCCTTCTCGCGGCCGAAGGCCTCCATGGCCTCGGTGACGTCGGTCTGCCGATCCCGCACCCCGCGCACGCGCACCCGGTTGTCCGCATCCAGCTCCAGGCGGATCGGCGGCCGCGGGGTGGGCAGCCCGATGGCCACCTCGGGGCAGACGGGCACGTAGCGGAAGTAGCGCGAGAGTGCCTCGGTAACGAAGGGGTTGCGCTTGTGACTGCCGTCGTAGCGCACCTCCTCGCCGAGCAGGCAGCTGCTCACGCCCACCGGAATCTGCGGCTGCGACGCGGTCTGATCGCTTGGCCGGCTCATGCTCTCCCTAGGGTTGTACAACTTGTGTACAGCATTCTAGCCATCCGCATCCACGCTTGCATCCACGCTGCGCAGGATCGCCCGGCGCAGCGCCGCCATGTCCGGGACCATCAGGCAGTCGGGCACGCCGTGGGACGGCTCCGGCGGGCCGTAACGGCAGATCAACGCCGCCTGCATGCCGGCGGCCAGCGCCCCGGCGGCGTCGCTGTCCGGGTCATCCCCCACGTGCAGAACCTCGCCGGGGGGCGCCCCGGCGTGCTCGCAGGCCAGGGCGAAGATCTCCGGCTCGGGCTTGGGAATGTCGATGTCCACGCCGCGCACCACGAAGTGGACGTAGGGGCCGAGTTCGGTGCGGTAGACATCGGCGTTGCCGTTGGTGATCACGCCGATACGGAACCGCCCGGCCAGATCGCGCAGGGCCGGCAGCACTTCGGGGAACGGGGCCACCCGGCTCTGCCGCGCCTCGAGGAACACGGCGAAGGTCTGCTCCACGAACCGCTCCGCCGCGGCTCCGTCGATCCCGCAGCTGCGGGCGATCTCAGCCATGGTGGCACGGCGCAGGGTGGTGGCGTTGCGTGTGAGTTCCGGGCGCGCGGCGGCCAGTTCGCGGCGCAGCTGCCGCATGGTGTCGGGATCGAAGCGCTCGGCCACCACCGGGTAGGCGTCGCGCAGATAGTCGTGGAGGGTCTGCTCGGCCGCCGCGAGGACATCGTCGACGGACCAGAGGGTGTCGTCGAGGTCGAAGGTCAGGGCCCGCAGGGGGGGACGGATCATGATCCGGACGCCTCCTCGCCACGGGCCGAGCCGCGCCACAACGCCGGCCCGCCGCAGGTGGCCTCGATGCGCTGGAGCAGCTGCTCGTGGGCCTCGCGCTCGAGTTCACCGGGCTCCGGGACGCGCAGCCGCGGCCGCTCCGCCGACAGCCGCTGCACCGGCTCGGCGCCGCCCGGCTCCAGGCCCTCGCCCTCCAGGGAGAGCTTGCCCTGACCACCGGTCATGGCCAGGTAGACCTCGGCGAGCAGTTCCGAGTCGAGCAGCGCGCCGTGGAGTTCGCGGCGCGAGCCGTCCACGCTGTAGCGCTTGCACAGGGCATCGAGGCTGCAGCGCTGGCCCGGATGCATGCGCCGGGCCATCTGCAGCGAGTCGGTGATGGTGCAGTAGTCCTCGAGCTGCCCCCACGCCGGCCCCAGACGGGCCAGCTCGGCGTCGATGAAGCCGACGTCGAAGGGCGCGTTGTGGATGATCAGCTCGGCATCCTGGACGTAGTCGACGAAGCGCCGGGCGATGTCGGCAAAGCGCGGCTTGTCGGCCAGGAAACGATTCGACAGACCGTGGACGTTCTCCGCCCCCTCGTCCACTGCCCGGTCCGGATTGAGGTACTCGTGGAAGTTGTTGCCGGTCAGCCGCCGGCGCACCAGCTCGACACACCCGATCTCGATGATGCGGTGCCCCTCGGTGGGGTCCATGCCGGTGGTCTCGGTGTCGAGCAGGATCTGCCGCATGGCTCAGGGTCCGGATACATTGCAAGGATTCGAAACAGTCTGCGACGCGGCCCATCCAGGGTCAACGCAGGGTGTCACAAACGGCACACCATAACGCCCGGCTGTCGGATTTGCGACACACCCGCAAAGCCCACCCCCCCGCCGTGACGCGCCTCCCACCGCCGCCCGGACCTGGCACGCCCCTTGCTGCACTGCGGGAGAAGCCACCCAGGACCGGAGCCGCCCGCCCATGCGAAACCAGGAGATCGCCGCCCTCCTCGACGAACCGGGCTGCGCCCACAACCAGGGCAGCAAATCGGGCTGCGCGCGCCCCACGCCGGGCGCCGCCGCTGGTGGATGCGCCTTCGACGGCGCCCAGATCACCCTGCTGCCGGTGGCCGACGCCGCGCACATCGTCCACGGCCCCATCGGCTGCGCCGGCAGCTCCTGGGACAACCGCGGCACCCGCTCCACCGGCCCCACCCTGTGGCGCATCGGCATGACCACCGACCTCAGCGAGCAGGACGTGATCATGGGCCGGGGCGAGGCGCGGCTGTTCCACGCCATCAAGCAGGCGGTGGACGATCACGCCCCGGCGGCGGTCTTCGTCTACAACACCTGCGTCCCGGCGTTGACCGGCGACGACATCGAGGCGGTGTGCCGCAGCGCCGAGCGCCGCTGGGGGACCCCGGTGGTTCCGGTGGACTGCGCCGGCTTCTACGGCAGCAAGAACCTCGGCAACCGCATCGCCGGCGAGGCGGTGGTCCAGCACATCGTCGGCACCCGCGAACCGGAGCCGGTGCCGGCGGAGCGCCGGCCGCGGGATCACCAGGTCCACGACGTCGGCCTGATCGGCGAGTTCAACATCGCCGGCGAGTTCTGGAACGTGCTGCCGCTGCTCGACGAGCTCGGCCTGCGCCTGCTCGGCAGCCTCTCCGGCGACGCCCGCTACCGCGAGCTGCAGACCCTGCACCGCGCCGAGGCCAACATGCTGGTCTGCTCCAAGGCCCTGCTCAACGTGGCCCGCACCCTGGAAGAGCGCTACGGCATCCCGTATTTCGAGGGCAGCTTCTACGGCGTCGCCGATACCTCCGCGGCCCTGCGCGGCTTCGCCGGGCTGATCGACGACCCAGACCTGAGCGCACGCACCGAGCAGGTCATCGCCCGCGAGGAGGCCCGTGCCGATGCCGCCCTGGAGCCCTACCGCGAGCGCCTGCGCGGCCGCCGGGCCCTGCTCTACACCGGCGGCGTGAAGAGCTGGTCGGTGGTCTCGGCGCTGCAGGACCTGGGCATGGAGGTGGTCGCCACCGGCACCCGCAAGTCCACCGAGGCGGACAAGGCGCGCATCCGCGAGCTGATGGGCGAGCAGGCGCAGATGCTGGAAAGCGGTGCGCCGCGGACGCTGATCGACACCGTCCGCGCCCACCAGGCCGACGTGCTCATCGCCGGCGGGCGCAACATGTACACCGCCCTCAAGGCGCGGATCCCGTTCCTGGACATCAACCAGGAGCGCCCCCACGCCTACGCCGGCTACACCGGCATGGTGGAGCTGGCCCGCCAACTGTGCCGCAGCATCGAGAGCCCGATCTGGCCGCAGGTGCGTGAGCCGGCTCCCTGGGAACGGCAGTAACGGAGGACGGGGCCATGACCCGCATCGAACGATCCACCAGCCCGCTGAGCGTCAACCCGCTGAAGGCCAGCCAACCGGTGGGCGGCACCCTGGCGACCCTCGGCTTCCGGGGGGCCGTGCCCCTGCTCCACGGCGCCCAGGGCTGCACCGCCTTCGGCAAGGTCTACTTCGTCCGCCACTTCAACGAGCCGATCCCGCTGCAGACCACCGCCATCGACCCGATCAGCGCGGTGCTCGGCGCCGACGACAACGTCCTCGGCGCCCTGGACACCCTGTGCGGTAAGTCGGCACCGGCGCTGATCACCCTGCTGACCACCGGGCTCTCCGAGGCCGAGGGGACGGACATCGAGCGCCTGGTGCGCACCTTCCGCGAGGCACACCCGGAGCACGCCGGCACCGCGGTGGTCCCGGTGAACACCCCGGATTTCGTCGGCAGCCTGGAGAGCGGCTACGCCGCCACGGTGGAGGCGATCATCGAGCACCTGGTCCCCGAGGCGGCCAGCGCCGGCACCCGGCCCGGACGGGCGGCGCGCCAGGTCAACCTGCTCCTCTCCGACGCCGTCTCCCCCGGCGACGCCGAGGCCCTCTGCGAACTGCTCGAGGCGTTCGGACTGGAACCGGTGGCCATCCCCGATCTGGGCGCCTCCATGGACGGCCACCTGGAGGACGGGGACTTCAGCCCGGTGACCACCGACGGCACGCCGCTGGACGCCCTGCGCGAATGCGGCAACGCCGCCGCCACCGTGGTCGTCGGCGCCTCGCTGCACGCCGCAGCCGACCGGCTGCGGGCCCGCACCGGGGTGCCGGACTACCGCTTCGACCACCTGATGGGGCTGCACGCCACGGACCGGCTGGTCATGGTCCTGTGTGCCATCGCCGGCCGCGAAGTGCCACCACCGCGGGTCCAGCGCCAGCGCCGGCAGCTCCAGGACGCCCTGCTCGATACCCACTCGGTGCTGGGCACGACGCCGGTGGGGGTGGCCGCCGAGGCCGACCTGCTCGCCGGGCTGACCACCCTGCTCCACGACGCCGGCGCCGAGGTGACCACCGCGGTGGCCCCGGAGCGCTCGCCGGTCCTCGACGGGCTGCCCGCCGGGCGGGTGGCGGTGGGGGACCTGGAGGCCCTGGAGCACCACGGCCGCGAGGACGGCGTCGAGCTGATCCTCGGCAGCGGCCACGCCGCCGCCACCGCCGGCCGGCTGGGGGTACCGATCCTGCAGTGCGGCTACCCGATCTGGGAGCGCGTCGGGCTGCACGCCCGCCCCCGGGTGGGCTACCGCGGCAGCCGCGACACCCTCTTCGAGCTGGCCAACACCCTTCTTGAGCATCGCGAGGTGCACGGCGACGTGCGCCCCTACCGCTCGATCTACCGCAGCGCGGACGCCGCCTGAGGAGGTCGCCATGACAGTCCGCCACCTGAAGGTCGCCGACAACGAGGTCCAGGAGGCCACCCACCCCGGATCGGTCCGCATCGCCTTCGCCACTGGCGACCGGCACACCGTGGATCAGCACTTCGGGCTGGCCAGCGGCTTCGCCATCTATCAGGTGGGCTGCTCAGGCACCCGGCTGCTGGAGGTGGCCGCCATCGAGGAGCCCGCCGACGCGGCGCCCGACTGCGACCGCCTCACCCCCCGCCTGGAGGTGGTCGACGGCTGCGCCGCCCTCTACTGCAACGCCATCGGCGCCCCGGCCGTGCGACGCCTGCTGGCGCAGCAGTGCCAGCCGCGCAAGGTCCCCCCCGGCACCGCCATCGACGCCGTGATCGGCCGCCTGATCGCGCAGTTGCGCGAGCGCCCGCCGGCGTGGCTCGGCCGCGCCCTGCGCGGCGACCCGCCCGGCGAAGAGCGCTTCGACGCCATGGAAGCCACCGGCTGGCGCGCCGACTGAACCGGACCGAACGAAGGAGGAACGCGCACCATGTGGACCTGGAACCCGCAGGACGACCGCCCCGAGACCACCGCCACCGCGCAGGTCCTGGCGGACGACGACCCGGCCCTGGAGACCCCGTTCATCCGCGAACTGCTGCGCCAGGTCCGGGCCATGGACACCTTCGGCGCCTGGGAGCATTACAGTGATGCGGCGGTCATCGACCCGTTCATCCTCACCCCCGAGCGCAAGCGCGCCATCCCGGTGGTAGCCGACCCCGACGGCGAGACCGTGAACCGCGTACGCACCTTCT encodes the following:
- the nifE gene encoding nitrogenase iron-molybdenum cofactor biosynthesis protein NifE, which produces MRNQEIAALLDEPGCAHNQGSKSGCARPTPGAAAGGCAFDGAQITLLPVADAAHIVHGPIGCAGSSWDNRGTRSTGPTLWRIGMTTDLSEQDVIMGRGEARLFHAIKQAVDDHAPAAVFVYNTCVPALTGDDIEAVCRSAERRWGTPVVPVDCAGFYGSKNLGNRIAGEAVVQHIVGTREPEPVPAERRPRDHQVHDVGLIGEFNIAGEFWNVLPLLDELGLRLLGSLSGDARYRELQTLHRAEANMLVCSKALLNVARTLEERYGIPYFEGSFYGVADTSAALRGFAGLIDDPDLSARTEQVIAREEARADAALEPYRERLRGRRALLYTGGVKSWSVVSALQDLGMEVVATGTRKSTEADKARIRELMGEQAQMLESGAPRTLIDTVRAHQADVLIAGGRNMYTALKARIPFLDINQERPHAYAGYTGMVELARQLCRSIESPIWPQVREPAPWERQ
- a CDS encoding NifB/NifX family molybdenum-iron cluster-binding protein codes for the protein MTVRHLKVADNEVQEATHPGSVRIAFATGDRHTVDQHFGLASGFAIYQVGCSGTRLLEVAAIEEPADAAPDCDRLTPRLEVVDGCAALYCNAIGAPAVRRLLAQQCQPRKVPPGTAIDAVIGRLIAQLRERPPAWLGRALRGDPPGEERFDAMEATGWRAD
- a CDS encoding efflux RND transporter periplasmic adaptor subunit, whose product is MPLRSLLRKGWGAAAPVVVLMAAVLVLAALVWTRPDPPAEEPTEPSWVVATERAEPGVHQPLLRLFGYIESPSDVTVKSAVEADVVDVPARDGRVVEAGELLVRLDDGELRDILRQRQADLDELEAALRQERRAVEADREDLEAEEALLAIDQRRVARLEELVADNAASPSELDDAEESKERQRQAVIRARQSVDDAEERLAVAEARRDGAEAARDQARRDVGRTEVRAPFDGRVSAVPVGRGDRVSPGNELVGLYDTGELEVRVQIPTTRIGALYRARAADTAVRGEARVDGRELDLELDRLAGQTARERGGVEAIFTVADRHEDVALDRFAEVMLELPPEPGTLVVPYEALYGTDRLYIVESGGEDDDHKRLRGIEAQRLGEARRPDGRRGALIRAPEIEAGAQIVTTQIPQATDGLRVRVDPESR
- a CDS encoding efflux RND transporter permease subunit, which encodes MVEQRRDALRWLADHPVAANLVLALMFISGFYAVSQLNTQFFPSFELDVVTVQVEWPGSTAEDVADSVTTPLEDAVRDLEGLREMQSRSADGVSNISLEFFEGTDMADTVEDVKDRVAAVRNLPEEAEEPTIRRISRFDPVARVVLSGDAPPSSMRAWARELEDDLLRRGVANVEVTGMPDLETAVEVEQRVLLDSGLTFADLGAAIDAESTDLPGGEAGEADIARQLRSLEQRRGVQEFRDLQITDGDGQPLLLSNLAQIERRARDGQVDFRLGEDTAIELYVQRSEGEDALGAAAILEAWYDDVSPTLPDGLELTIYDEFWELISERIGLLVTNGLAGLLLVVAILFTFLTARVAFWVTVGIPAAFLTALVVLWGVGGSINMMSLFALIMTLGIIVDDAIVVGERGVARFQRGESPGEAAAGGARDMLAPVLASSLTTVAAFIPLMAISGVMGNMLFDIPLVVICVIIASLIEAFIVLPGHLRRSFEGDQRGREPSRFRRWVDNGFHRFREGAYRRGITRAVEWRWTTVSGAVALLVAAAGLVVGGRIDFTFFPEPEGTVLQANVGFAPGTPPERVEAFLGDMERQLHAADAALSDQQLVRTHTVRYGEMQARDAQDANRGDHYGNIAVELISPEERDVRNTDLINAWEERITERPGLERLVIRERGAGPPGEDIDVRLTQGDPGTLRAAADELRQVLHRYPGLGSIDDDLPYGQEQWVYRLTAEGRALGLTTEAVSRQVRDAFAGELAQVYHQGRDEVEVRVRQPMAERRDLSAVTDLQIRLPEGDLVPLDSVVTIDSRRGFEVVRHHNGELAVSVTGDVDDRVANTGQIRADLRENVLPDLVERYGVAAEFGGQADFQDETLADMQRGLFFALGLIYLILAWVFASYGWPLLVMTVIPFGLVGALVGHWVMGLDLTLLSLFGIFGLTGITVNNAIILTLFYKQIRDAGTPVVEALVEASCQRLRAMILTSLTTIGGLLPLLAEQSVQAQFLIPMAAAIAFGLAGATGIVLFLMPALLRIYEDAVAGVTRWRYGTTP
- the dnaQ gene encoding DNA polymerase III subunit epsilon, giving the protein MRQILLDTETTGMDPTEGHRIIEIGCVELVRRRLTGNNFHEYLNPDRAVDEGAENVHGLSNRFLADKPRFADIARRFVDYVQDAELIIHNAPFDVGFIDAELARLGPAWGQLEDYCTITDSLQMARRMHPGQRCSLDALCKRYSVDGSRRELHGALLDSELLAEVYLAMTGGQGKLSLEGEGLEPGGAEPVQRLSAERPRLRVPEPGELEREAHEQLLQRIEATCGGPALWRGSARGEEASGS
- a CDS encoding YbgA family protein; the protein is MSRPSDQTASQPQIPVGVSSCLLGEEVRYDGSHKRNPFVTEALSRYFRYVPVCPEVAIGLPTPRPPIRLELDADNRVRVRGVRDRQTDVTEAMEAFGREKGRELHWLSGYILKAKSPSCGMERVKVYKPDGHPAGIPGRGAYARTLMEANPLLPVEEEGRLNDPSLREGFVCRVFCYYRWQRLVEAGLTPKALVDFHAEHKLLLMAHDDQRMRELGRLVSTLGERSLEAVADEYIHGFMAALARPATRGRHANVLYHLLGYLKRELDPADKQEVVSVIEQYRTGMVPLIVPVMLLRHHFRHWPDPYVERQFYLYWSPPELALLNQV
- a CDS encoding HAD family hydrolase; translation: MIRPPLRALTFDLDDTLWSVDDVLAAAEQTLHDYLRDAYPVVAERFDPDTMRQLRRELAAARPELTRNATTLRRATMAEIARSCGIDGAAAERFVEQTFAVFLEARQSRVAPFPEVLPALRDLAGRFRIGVITNGNADVYRTELGPYVHFVVRGVDIDIPKPEPEIFALACEHAGAPPGEVLHVGDDPDSDAAGALAAGMQAALICRYGPPEPSHGVPDCLMVPDMAALRRAILRSVDASVDADG
- a CDS encoding NifX-associated nitrogen fixation protein; translated protein: MWTWNPQDDRPETTATAQVLADDDPALETPFIRELLRQVRAMDTFGAWEHYSDAAVIDPFILTPERKRAIPVVADPDGETVNRVRTFYNAVATRIEARTGVMAVPVINLSHEGFGRAFVLAGKLVVVDKPLRDVHRFGFASTDKLVRRGERLVDGAVALVERFPEVARA
- the nifN gene encoding nitrogenase iron-molybdenum cofactor biosynthesis protein NifN is translated as MTRIERSTSPLSVNPLKASQPVGGTLATLGFRGAVPLLHGAQGCTAFGKVYFVRHFNEPIPLQTTAIDPISAVLGADDNVLGALDTLCGKSAPALITLLTTGLSEAEGTDIERLVRTFREAHPEHAGTAVVPVNTPDFVGSLESGYAATVEAIIEHLVPEAASAGTRPGRAARQVNLLLSDAVSPGDAEALCELLEAFGLEPVAIPDLGASMDGHLEDGDFSPVTTDGTPLDALRECGNAAATVVVGASLHAAADRLRARTGVPDYRFDHLMGLHATDRLVMVLCAIAGREVPPPRVQRQRRQLQDALLDTHSVLGTTPVGVAAEADLLAGLTTLLHDAGAEVTTAVAPERSPVLDGLPAGRVAVGDLEALEHHGREDGVELILGSGHAAATAGRLGVPILQCGYPIWERVGLHARPRVGYRGSRDTLFELANTLLEHREVHGDVRPYRSIYRSADAA